GGCGCAGGCATGAAACTGGTCTCCAAAGTACCCAGCGGACCCATCGAGAAGATCTGGGACAACCACCGATTCCAAATGAAGCTCATCAATCCCGCCAACAAGCGCAAGCACGAGCTGATCGTGGTCGGGACGGGTTTAGCGGGCGGATCGGCAGCCGCTTCCCTGGCCGAACTGGGCTACCATGTGAAGGCCTTCTGCATCCAGGACTCGCCTCGCCGAGCCCACAGCATCGCCGCCCAGGGCGGCATCAACGCCGCCAAGAACTATCCCAACGACGGCGACAGCATTTGGAGGCTCTTTTACGACACGGTTAAGGGAGGCGACTATCGCTCCCGCGAATCCAACGTCTACCGCTTGGCCCAGGTTTCCAACAGCATCATCGACCAGTGCGTGGCCCAGGGCGTGCCCTTCGCCCGCGAGTACGGAGGCACCCTGGCCAACCGTTCTTTCGGCGGCGCCCAGGTTTCGCGCACCTTCTACGCCCGGGGACAGACCGGCCAGCAGCTCTTGCTGGGGGCTTACGGGGCTCTCATGCGTCAGGTCGACAGCGGGCAGGTGCAGATGTTGCCGCGCCGCGAGATGCTGGATGTAGTGGTGGTGGACGGCAAAGCCCGCGGCATCGTCGTCCGCAACCTCGACACCGGCGAGCTGGAACGTCACGCGGGGGACGCCGTCATTCTTTGCACCGGGGGATACGGCAACGTCTTCTATCTCTCCACCAACGCCTTCAACTCCAACGTGACAGCCGCCTGGCGCTGCCACCGCCGGGGCGCCGCCTTCGCCAATCCCTGCTTCACCCAGATCCACCCCACCTGCATTCCCGTCTCGGGCGACTATCAATCAAAGCTGACGCTTATGAGCGAGTCGCTGCGCAACGACGGAAGGGTGTGGGTGCCCAGGAAGAAAGACGACGACCGCTCGCCCAACAGCATTCCCGAGGACGAGCGCGATTACTACCTGGAACGCAAGTATCCGGCCTTCGGCAACCTGGTGCCGCGCGACATCGCATCGCGCAGCGCCAAAGAGGTCTGTGATGCCGGATACGGGGTGGGGGAGAGCGGAAAAGCCGTCTTCCTCGACTTTCGCGACGCCATTCAGCGCATGGGACGCGACGTCATCGAGGACAAGTACGGCAATCTCTTCGACATGTACGAGCGCATCACCGGAGAGGACCCCTACCAGGTTCCCATGCGCATTTATCCCGCGACCCACTACACCATGGGCGGGTTGTGGGTGGATTACAACCTGATGAGCACCCTGCCGGGACTGCACGTTCTGGGAGAGGCCAACTTTTCAGACCATGGAGCCAACCGGCTGGGCGCCAGCGCTCTGATGCAGGGACTGTGCGACGGCTACTTCGTGATTCCCTACACCATCGGGGACTATATCGCCAACGCCCATCTGCCCGCCGTCGATCCCGACGCCGGCGAGTTCGAAGAGGTGGCGCGCCAGGCGGAAGAGCGCTTGCAGCGGCTGCTTTCCATCAAAGGCAACAAGACCCCACGCGAATATCACCGCGAGTTGGGCCAAATCGTGTGGGACAAAGTCGGCATGTCGCGCAACAAGCAAGGCCTGGAAGAAGCCTTGCAGGAGATCAGGGCGCTGCGCAGCGAGTTCTGGGAAAACCTGACGGTGCCGGGCCGCAACGACACCCTCAACAAGTACCTGGAGATCGCCGGCCGCGTGGCCGATTACCTTGAGCTGGCCGAACTGATGGCCATCGACGCTCTCAAGCGT
The DNA window shown above is from Acidobacteriota bacterium and carries:
- a CDS encoding fumarate reductase/succinate dehydrogenase flavoprotein subunit, encoding MKLVSKVPSGPIEKIWDNHRFQMKLINPANKRKHELIVVGTGLAGGSAAASLAELGYHVKAFCIQDSPRRAHSIAAQGGINAAKNYPNDGDSIWRLFYDTVKGGDYRSRESNVYRLAQVSNSIIDQCVAQGVPFAREYGGTLANRSFGGAQVSRTFYARGQTGQQLLLGAYGALMRQVDSGQVQMLPRREMLDVVVVDGKARGIVVRNLDTGELERHAGDAVILCTGGYGNVFYLSTNAFNSNVTAAWRCHRRGAAFANPCFTQIHPTCIPVSGDYQSKLTLMSESLRNDGRVWVPRKKDDDRSPNSIPEDERDYYLERKYPAFGNLVPRDIASRSAKEVCDAGYGVGESGKAVFLDFRDAIQRMGRDVIEDKYGNLFDMYERITGEDPYQVPMRIYPATHYTMGGLWVDYNLMSTLPGLHVLGEANFSDHGANRLGASALMQGLCDGYFVIPYTIGDYIANAHLPAVDPDAGEFEEVARQAEERLQRLLSIKGNKTPREYHRELGQIVWDKVGMSRNKQGLEEALQEIRALRSEFWENLTVPGRNDTLNKYLEIAGRVADYLELAELMAIDALKREESCGAHFREEHQTEEGEARRNDDDYMYVAAWEWKGEEQGWELHKEELKYENVTPSQRSYK